The Teredinibacter sp. KSP-S5-2 genomic interval AAGGTGAGACATCAACATTACTTTTGCACCCTTCTCTACCGCCAGCTTGATGGTCGGAATGGAAGCCTGGATACGAACGTCTGATGTGATTTCGCCATCTTGAATAGGTACATTCAAATCCTGACGGATAAGAACTCTTTTGCCCTGAAGATCCAGGTCTTTCATCAAAAGTACTGACATTATTGTCTCCTAAAAACGTTACTAAAGTTTGCTGACTCAGGTAGCTATTGAAGTAATCCAAGAGCTGCCTAGTATCAGGCTTTGCCGTGACTTTTTTATTGCTTACGCTCAAATGCGTGCAGAAAAGCCAGAGTAAAACACCAAAAAGCCCGACTTATGTCGGGCATTAAATAAGATGCGGTTAAATAACGATCTTTACCTTCTATGATTGACTATAGCCAATTCACAATGGAAGAAGGTGTTCAATCGGGTCGAGCGCGCTTTGGTATATTAAACAGGGGGTTGAAAGGTTTTTTTGAAACCAAACCCTTGAACCCAACTCAGTCTTATATCGCTTCAACCAATTCGTTAACGGTATTTACTACATTTTCAACCGTAAAACCGAAATGCGCCATGAGTTCATCGCCAGGCGCAGACTCACCAAAGGTCGTCATACCAATAATGCGTCCATCCAAACCGACATACTTGTACCAGAAGTCGGCATGAAGCGCTTCGACAGCGACGCGAGCGGTTACTGAAAGCGGTAATACCGACTCTTTGTATGCAGCATCCTGACGATCAAACTCTTCGGCACAAGGCATGGAAACCACGCGGATTTTCTTGCCGGTAACGGCTAACTGTTCAGCGGCACCAACAGCCAATTCCACTTCAGAACCAGTGGCCATAATGATTGCATCAGGCTCGCCATCGCAATCTTTAAGGATATAACCACCACGAGCGACATCAGCAAGCTGCGCTTCTGTACGAGCCTGAGGAGCCAAGCCCTGACGACTGAAAATCAATGCAGACGGCCCGTTACGACGCTCAATTGCACACTTCCAGGCCACAGCAGATTCAGCGGCGTCACAAGGGCGCCAAGTGGCCATATTGGGGGTAGAGCGCAGAGCAGTAAGTTGCTCAACCGGTTGGTGGGTTGGGCCATCTTCACCCAAGCCAATAGAGTCATGGGTATAAACAAAAATGCTTTGAATACCCATCAATGCCGACATACGCACCGCGTTGCGCGCGTACTCCATAAACATTAAGAACGTTGCACCGTAATTTACGAAACCACCGTGTAATGCAATACCGTTCATGATGGCGCTCATACCAAATTCGCGCACACCGTAATACAAGTAGTTTCCTGAAGCGTCATTGGCTTCAATGCCTTTGCAACCAGACCAAAGAGTCAGGTTGGAACCGGCAAGGTCGGCAGAACCGCCCAGCAATTCAGGTAACAATGGGCCAAAGGCGTTAAGTGAATTTTGCGATGCTTTACGAGAAGCCACTTTTTCACCTGCTGCCTGGCATTCTGCAATATACGTATCCGCTTTGGCAGAGAAATCCGCAGGCAACTCACCCTTAATAACCCGGCGCTCATATTCGGCGGCTAACTCTGGGTGTGCTTGTTTATAGGCTTCAAATTTGACATTCCATGCCGATTCAACCTCGGCACCTTTGCCTTTGCCGTCCCAGCTTTGGTAAATATCTTGTGGTACTTCAAAAGCAGGATGCTCCCAACCTAGAGTCTCACGGGCAAGCTTCACTTCGTCGGCACCCAGCGGTGCACCATGGCAATCTTCTTTACCTTGCTTATTTGGAGAGCCAAAACCAATGATGGTTTTACAGCAGATTAATGTCGGCTTGCCCGTTTCGGCTCGAGCCTTTTGAATTGCCGCAGAGATTGCCTCAGGGTCGTGACCATCAACTCCAGGAATCACATTCCAACCATAGGATTCAAAACGCTTGGGCGTGTCATCGGTAAACCAACCCTCAACTTCACCATCGATTGAGATACCGTTGTCATCATAAAAGGCAATCAACTTGCCCAAGCCCAGAGTTCCCGCTAATGAACATACTTCGTGAGAAATACCTTCCATTAAGCAACCATCGCCAAGGAAGCAATAGGTATAGTGGTCAACGATTTCGTGACCATCACGGTTAAACTGCCCAGCCAAAATCTTTTCTGCGATCGCCATGCCCACCGCATTACTGATGCCCTGCCCAAGTGGACCAGTTGTGGTTTCAACACCTGGCGCATAACCGTATTCAGGGTGACCGGGTGTTTTGGAGTGCATTTGACGGAAGTTTTTCAATTCTTCAATTGGCAGATCATAGCCAGTCAAATGCAAAAGCGAATAAATCAGCATGGAACCGTGACCGTTTGACAACACGAAGCGGTCGCGGTCGGACCAGTCTGGATTAGCTGGGTTATGCTTTAAATAGTCATTCCATAGCACTTCGGCGATGTCGGCCATCCCCATTGGCGCTCCGGGGTGACCACTATTAGCTTGTTGGACTGCGTCCATACTCAGTGCACGTATGGCGTTAGCAAGTTCTCTGCGAGAAGGCATGGAATTGGCTCCTAATTCGTTTTGATGAATACCGCTGGGCAGTGTGTAAAAGTGGCGTATTTTCGCCTACTCTAGCGGTAAGGTAAACCAGCCATGAAGAAGTGGCTGTCTTAAATTACCCAACCGACAAACAAACACGATCATAATTCATACAAAATCGACAAAGTACTCGTATTTGCACCCGCCCGGACACTCTCGCCCATGACTCTTTTCGATTGCACTTCAGTGAATATTCCCATAGAAAACGGCAGTTTGACGTACTTTCCTGAATTTATTGCACCGAAAGAAGCCAAAACTCTCTTTCAAAAACTGCAGGAAGAGCTTAACTGGCAGCAGGATCAAATCCACGTTTACGGCAGAAGCGTTATGATTCCCCGCCTCAATGCCTGGTACGCGGATGAGTCTCAAAATTACGGCTATTCAGGCACAGCCTTGACGCACAACCCATGGTCGCCCGAGCTGCTCTCAATAAAAAAGCGCGTCGAAGACATCAGTCATCATCAATTTAATGGCATGCTGGCCAATCTCTATCGCGATGGCCAGGACAGCGTCTCCTGGCACAGTGATGACGAACCCGAACTTGGCCCAAATCCGGTTATAGCCTCGGTTAGCCTAGGCGAAAGCCGACGCTTCTCTCTAAAACACCGTTTCAACAAACAACTCAAACCTGTTCACCTCGAACTGGAATCCGGGTCGCTGTTAATTATGGCCGGTTCTACCCAGCACTACTGGCACCACCAAGTCGCCAAAAGCAGGAAACCTCTTGGAGCCAGAATCAACCTGACCTTCAGGAAAATTCTGTCAATCTCAAGCTAAAGAATCATTTTGGCGCAAAAACCCATAAATCTATATCAAAATATTTTGATATAGATTTTTTTGCCTGCTATGCTTACTCACCATGAGCGAAGATTTGATCAAAAAACAGCCAACCCCACTTGGAACCGAGTTGGCACAATTGCTGAAAGCCGCGGGAGACCCTCTGCGACTGGAAATTTTGCGTGCGCTCAGTTCCGACTCTTTTGGCGTACTGGAGTTGTGTTATGCCTTTGGAGTCAAGCAATCCGCTCTAAGCCATCACCTTAAAGTTTTATCCACTGTTGGCCTGGTTACCACCCGCCGTGAAGGCAATACCATTTTTTATCGCCGTAACCACATTTTTCCTGGAGAGCACTTCGCGGAAGTTAAAAGTGCTATTTATCGCAATACCGACCAACTTGATCTAGGTGACACGGTGTTAGAGAAAATCCAGACCATTCACGAAGATCGGGCAAAAGCGTCCAAGCAGTTTTTTAACGACCGGGCTCAGGACTTCAAAGAGCAACAGGATTTAATTGCCAGCTTTGAAATATACGGCGAACAGGTTGGAGAGCTGCTCGATTCCAGTCCATTACCAAGCAACAATTCGGTATTGGAAATTGGCCCTGGTGCAGGAGAATTTTTACCCTTCCTGGCCCAACGCTTTGATTCAGTTACCGCTCTGGATCTCTCGGCCAGTATGTTGGAAAAGGCCAAAACACTGAGCGCTGAAAAACAACTTAATAATATTCAGTTTATTTGCAGCGATACCAGCTACTGCCAGGAATACAGCGAATTATTTGATTGCGTGGTGATAAATATGGTGCTTCATCACACACCATCACCTAACCAGATCTTTTCCGACATCAGCCAAATCATCAAACCCAAAGGTATTTTGCTGATTTGTGATTTGTCCAACCACGATCAGGAATGGGTTAAAAATGCCTGTGGCGATCTTTGGCTGGGGTTTGACAGGAAGGATTTAATTCAATGGGGCAGGGAAAATCAATTCCATGAAGGCCAAAGCGCCTATTTTACTTTGCGCAACGGTTTTCAAATTCAAATTCAACAATTTATTAAAAATCATCCAGGAGACTATTGATGTCTGAGTATTCTATTTTTACCTCTGAATCTGTTTCAGAAGGTCACCCCGATAAAATGGCGGATCAAATTTCTGATGCTGTTCTAGATGCGATTATAAAAGACGACCGCCAATCCCGCGTAGCGGTTGAGACAATGGTAAAAACAGGCATGGTGATTGTTGCAGGTGAAGTGCGTACCAACACCTACGTCGACCTGGAAGACCTTATCCGCGATGTAATTCTGGACATTGGTTATAACTCCAGTGATGTTGGCTTTGATGGGGCCTCGTGTGCCGTATTAAATGCAATAGGTAAACAATCATCCGATATTGCCATGGGTGTTGACGAAGGCGATAAAAAAGAATTGGGCGCTGGCGACCAAGGTTTAATGTTTGGTTATGCCACTAATGAAACCGATGTGCTCATGCCTGCTCCAATTTATTACTCGCACCGATTAGTGGAAAAACAAGCTGAGTTACGTAAGAACGGCACTCACGCTTGGTCTCGCCCCGATGCCAAAAGCCAGGTTACTTTACGCTACGAAAACGGCAAACCTGTTGCGGTGGATGCGGTTGTGCTTTCCACACAACACTCTCCGGACATTTCCCACTCACTGCTACAAGAAGCAGTGATGGAAGAAATTATTAAACCGGTTTTACCCGCACAATGGTTACATGCCGATACCCAATATCACATTAACCCTACCGGGCAATTTATTATCGGTGGCCCAGTTGGTGACTGTGGTTTAACCGGCCGGAAAATTATTGTTGATACCTACGGTGGTATGGCGCGTCATGGCGGTGGTGCATTTTCCGGCAAGGACCCATCCAAGGTTGACCGTTCCGCTGCTTATGCCGGGCGTTATGTAGCAAAAAATATCGTTGCTGCGGGTCTTGCGGATCGATGTGAAATACAAGTGTCCTATGCTATTGGTGTTGCCGAGCCAACCTCAATTTCTATCAACACATTTGGCACAGGAAAAATCGCTGACGATAAAATCGTAGAGTTGGTTAACGAACATTTCGACCTACGCCCAGGTGGACTTATTGAAATGCTTGACCTTCTTCGCCCAATTTACCGCGCCACTGCGGCATACGGTCACTTTGGTCGAGAAGAAGCAAACTTTACTTGGGAACAAACTAACAAAGCTGACGCATTAAAAGCTGCTCTGTAATTAGAGCTTTACTTACTGTTTATAGGAGAATCACAAATGACAGAGCAACTCACAACCAGCACAGGCTTTGCCGACTTTAAAGTCGCAGCAAAAAACATTGAAGAGTTCGAACAATTGGCCAACTGGGGCCGCAGGGAAATTGACATTGCTGAAGGCGAAATGCCGGCATTAATGGCCTTGCGTAAAAAATATCAGGACGAGCAGCCTTTAGCCGGAGCTAAAATTATGGGCTGCATCCACATGACAATCCAAACAGCCGTACTTATCGAAACACTGATTTCGTTAGGCGCTGAAGTACGTTGGTCGTCATGTAATATTTTCTCTACCCAAGATCACGCCGCCGCCGCAATCGCTGCTGCCGGTATTCCGGTTTTTGCCTGGAAAGGTGAAACAGAAGAAGAATTCTGGTGGTGTATCGAGCAAACCATTCTGGTTGACGGCAAGCCTTGGGACGCGAATATGATTCTGGACGACGGTGGGGATTTAACACTTGTTGTGCACGATAAATACCACACCATGCTCGATAATATTCACGGTATTTCCGAAGAAACCACTACCGGTGTGCATCGTTTAGTTGAAATGATGGAAAAAGGCACGTTGAAAGTACCTGCGATTAATGTGAATGATTCCGTCACCAAATCGAAAAACGACAATAAATACGGTTGTCGCCACAGTTTAAATGACGCAATCAAACGTGGTACTGACCACTTGCTGTCCGGTAAAAAAGCCTTGGTAATCGGTTATGGTGATGTGGGTAAAGGTTCTGCAGCATCTCTACGCCAGGAAGGTATGATTGTTAAAGTATCGGAAATCGATCCAATCTGCGCCATGCAAGCCTGTATGGACGGTTTTGAAGTGGTATCGCCATACCAAAACGGCATCAACACAGGAAAAGTGGAAGATACCAACAAAGATCTACTGCAAAATACCGACTTGGTTGTAACCACTACGGGTAATATTAACGTGTGTGATGCTGCAATATTACAAGCCCTGAAAAGTGGCGCGGTTGTGTGTAACATCGGTCACTTCGACAATGAGATTGATACCGCGTACATGCGTAAAACATGGGAGTGGGAAGAAATCAAACCCCAAGTCCATAAGGTGTATCGCGACAAGTCTGCAAACGACCACCTAATTTTGTTATCAGAAGGTCGACTGGTGAACCTGGGTAATGCAACCGGTCACCCTTCACGTATTATGGATGGTTCCTTTGCCAACCAAGTGCTGGCACAGATATATCTATATGAAGAAAAATTTGGTGAACTGGAAGCAGACTACAAAGCCAAAAATATTTACGTCAAAGTCCTACCAAAAAAACTGGACGAAGAAGTAGCAAAAGATATGGTTGAAGGTTTCGGCGGCGTAATAACCCGCTTAACTCAAGACCAGGCAAAATACATTAACGTAAATGTAGACGGCCCATATAAGCCAGAGCACTACAAATACTAATCCGGTATTCGTTTTTAGTGCAAACAAAGGCAGGGCGTTATACGCTCTGCCTTTTGCTTATCATATATTTATGAATTTGCAGCGATAAAATACCGGTTAGATATAAAACGTATTTGAAATAAAGGATAAAACATGTCCGACGAAGAACAAACACCGATCCGATTAAGTTTTGAATTTTTCCCCCCAAAAACCGACAACGGACGGGAAAAGCTTAAATCCGTAAGACAAGAACTTAACAAACTTAATCCTGACTTTTTCTCTGTCACATACGGTGCAGGCGGTTCAACCCGAGACAATACCAAAGGTATTGTGAAAGCGATGAAAGATGAAGGTATGTCTGTTGCGCCTCATCTGTCATTTGGTGGTGATGACGAAGACAGCATGGTGGAGCTGCTTGCAGAATATAAAGAGTATGGTGTGAATCGCATCGTGGCTTTAAGAGGCGATATGCCATCCGGTGTCGGCGGTGGGTTACAGCTCGTCTACGCCAATGAACTTGTGGCCTTTATCGAAAAACATTTTCCCGGTCAATTTGAACTGGAAGTGGCTGCGTACCCAGAAATTCATCCTGAAGCGCCATCTTACGTCGAAGACATTCGTTTCCTGAAACAAAAATTGGACGCAGGTGCAAGCAGCGCGATCACCCAATACTTTTTTAATCCTGATGCGTATTTCTATTTTATTGATGAATGCGCGAAAGAAGGTATTGATAAACCAATATACCCGGGCATCATGCCAATCACCAATTACCGCAATCTGGCTCGTTTTAGCGATAATTGCGGTGCCGAAATTCCACGCTGGATACGCAAGCGTCTGGAAAGCTGTGGCGACAACGTGGAAAGTATCACTGCGACCGGAACCGAAATTGTCACCGAGCTTTGCGAAACGTTATTGGATGGCGGTGCTCCCGGTTTGCATTTCTATACCATGAACCAGATTGAACCCACATCAACCATTATTAATAACCTGGATTTAGTCGACCTGGAATAATGCGCATTCCCCGTATATATACTCCTCAGTCTATAACGCCCGAAACCAGCTTCGAGCTCGAAGCTGGTGCATCCCATCATTTATTAAAAGTGCTGCGTATGAGTGTTGGCCGCGAGCTGATATTGTTTAATGGTCAAGGGGCGGAATACCCTGCAGAGATCATTGCGGCAACCAAAAAAAATGCAACGGTAGCGGTAAAGTCTGAAATTCACCGAGAAACAGAATCTCCTTTGAATACCGAGTTGGCCATTGGCATATCCAAAGGCGAGCGTATGGACTGGGTTTTACAAAAAGCCACCGAACTTGGGATCAACACTATTAGGCCACTTTTAACCGAACGTACGGAAGTGAAATTAACAGGCGACCGTTTACAGAAACGAGTCGACCATTGGCAACAGGTGGTAATCAGTGCCTGTGAACAATGCCAGCGCAACCGCATCCCTGAAATACATGATCCACAACGTGCCCAGGATTTTATATCCACCAGCCAGAGCGACTTAAAATTTGTATTACACCACCGCTCCGAAAAACAACTGACATCCTATTCCACACCCAAATCCGTTTCGCTGCTAATTGGACCCGAAGGTGGACTAACAGACGAAGAAATAGCGCATGCGACACAGCATGGTTTTCATGAACTGACGCTAGGCCCAAGGGTATTACGCACAGAAACCGCTCCCATTGTGGCGCTGGCGGTATTGCAGTCCCACTGGGGAGATTTCTAGCCGACCTGTAAAGCGGTATAAAGACTTGTTTTCTATGCCGCGATACTGTTAGATTTCGGCTTTGTATTTTTTATGGACGCCCAAAGGCATGCAGGAGTTCGCTATGACGTTGCCATCCACACGATTACTTGCCCCCCTGATTTTCATCTTACTTGTAAGCGCCTGCGGAGGCGGCGGTGGTTCAGGTAGCAAAGCCTTAGCCTCAAACAGCAGCTCTTCGCCGTCACAGCAAGCCGATCTGTTCGACATTCAAACCTATAAAAGTACCAGCCCTTACGCAGCCGATATCCCTAATTGTGTTCGGGTGGAAGAAGTCAATAATTCCTGCACCCTCACCACCCTGCCAATTATTGGCAAGGACTCGCTGGGAAATACGCCAACGGTCAGCCAGATAATGGACCATGTGGCCGTCTCGCACGATTGGATGGCCATTCGCTTCGAACAAATATTACAAGCGCTGCCGACAGAGATGCTGTATTTATTTAATGCCGTTACCGCAATTGTGATTGATGCCGATATTCGTCCCGCTTATTACACTGGGGTGACCGGTGCAATTTATTTAGACCCGGCCTACCTATGGCTCACCGTCGAAGAAAAACGCACTATCAACCCCAAAGCAGATTATCGCTCGGGTTTTTCTAATGATTTGAATTTTCGTGTTCTTTCGCACTACATAAAAAACGGCGCACCGCTGCGCCTAAGCGGTTCATTAACCGATAGCTCGACACGAACGCTGGACCAGGTTGTTCCCATTTTTGCCAACCTGTTGCTCCACGAATTAACCCACGCAAATGATTTTCTCCCTCCCGCAACTCACGACTCTGTCGCAGTGAATAAACCCGTGTCGACGGCCATACTGGAAAATCAGGCCAACTGGTTAAGCAGCCAGCTTTATCAAACCAGCCCCCTAAACTCGACCTTACTAAAAGAATTAGGGCAGGTTATGTTTTTCGGTGAACAAGCCACCAATTTTCAAAAAGCATTAACGCCAGAACAAGTCGGGGAAGCATTTGAAACTGACCACGCGTCGGATGACTATGCATATGCCACTGAACGTGAAGACGCGGCCATGTTATTTGAAGAAGCCATGATGCGGTATTTCTTCGGCTACGAGCGGGATATTGCTTTTACCAATGCCTCCAACTCAGTTTATTGCTCCGACTACATCATAAAATGGG includes:
- the tkt gene encoding transketolase, with product MPSRRELANAIRALSMDAVQQANSGHPGAPMGMADIAEVLWNDYLKHNPANPDWSDRDRFVLSNGHGSMLIYSLLHLTGYDLPIEELKNFRQMHSKTPGHPEYGYAPGVETTTGPLGQGISNAVGMAIAEKILAGQFNRDGHEIVDHYTYCFLGDGCLMEGISHEVCSLAGTLGLGKLIAFYDDNGISIDGEVEGWFTDDTPKRFESYGWNVIPGVDGHDPEAISAAIQKARAETGKPTLICCKTIIGFGSPNKQGKEDCHGAPLGADEVKLARETLGWEHPAFEVPQDIYQSWDGKGKGAEVESAWNVKFEAYKQAHPELAAEYERRVIKGELPADFSAKADTYIAECQAAGEKVASRKASQNSLNAFGPLLPELLGGSADLAGSNLTLWSGCKGIEANDASGNYLYYGVREFGMSAIMNGIALHGGFVNYGATFLMFMEYARNAVRMSALMGIQSIFVYTHDSIGLGEDGPTHQPVEQLTALRSTPNMATWRPCDAAESAVAWKCAIERRNGPSALIFSRQGLAPQARTEAQLADVARGGYILKDCDGEPDAIIMATGSEVELAVGAAEQLAVTGKKIRVVSMPCAEEFDRQDAAYKESVLPLSVTARVAVEALHADFWYKYVGLDGRIIGMTTFGESAPGDELMAHFGFTVENVVNTVNELVEAI
- a CDS encoding alpha-ketoglutarate-dependent dioxygenase AlkB family protein codes for the protein MTLFDCTSVNIPIENGSLTYFPEFIAPKEAKTLFQKLQEELNWQQDQIHVYGRSVMIPRLNAWYADESQNYGYSGTALTHNPWSPELLSIKKRVEDISHHQFNGMLANLYRDGQDSVSWHSDDEPELGPNPVIASVSLGESRRFSLKHRFNKQLKPVHLELESGSLLIMAGSTQHYWHHQVAKSRKPLGARINLTFRKILSISS
- a CDS encoding metalloregulator ArsR/SmtB family transcription factor; this translates as MSEDLIKKQPTPLGTELAQLLKAAGDPLRLEILRALSSDSFGVLELCYAFGVKQSALSHHLKVLSTVGLVTTRREGNTIFYRRNHIFPGEHFAEVKSAIYRNTDQLDLGDTVLEKIQTIHEDRAKASKQFFNDRAQDFKEQQDLIASFEIYGEQVGELLDSSPLPSNNSVLEIGPGAGEFLPFLAQRFDSVTALDLSASMLEKAKTLSAEKQLNNIQFICSDTSYCQEYSELFDCVVINMVLHHTPSPNQIFSDISQIIKPKGILLICDLSNHDQEWVKNACGDLWLGFDRKDLIQWGRENQFHEGQSAYFTLRNGFQIQIQQFIKNHPGDY
- the metK gene encoding methionine adenosyltransferase; translation: MSEYSIFTSESVSEGHPDKMADQISDAVLDAIIKDDRQSRVAVETMVKTGMVIVAGEVRTNTYVDLEDLIRDVILDIGYNSSDVGFDGASCAVLNAIGKQSSDIAMGVDEGDKKELGAGDQGLMFGYATNETDVLMPAPIYYSHRLVEKQAELRKNGTHAWSRPDAKSQVTLRYENGKPVAVDAVVLSTQHSPDISHSLLQEAVMEEIIKPVLPAQWLHADTQYHINPTGQFIIGGPVGDCGLTGRKIIVDTYGGMARHGGGAFSGKDPSKVDRSAAYAGRYVAKNIVAAGLADRCEIQVSYAIGVAEPTSISINTFGTGKIADDKIVELVNEHFDLRPGGLIEMLDLLRPIYRATAAYGHFGREEANFTWEQTNKADALKAAL
- the ahcY gene encoding adenosylhomocysteinase, with protein sequence MTEQLTTSTGFADFKVAAKNIEEFEQLANWGRREIDIAEGEMPALMALRKKYQDEQPLAGAKIMGCIHMTIQTAVLIETLISLGAEVRWSSCNIFSTQDHAAAAIAAAGIPVFAWKGETEEEFWWCIEQTILVDGKPWDANMILDDGGDLTLVVHDKYHTMLDNIHGISEETTTGVHRLVEMMEKGTLKVPAINVNDSVTKSKNDNKYGCRHSLNDAIKRGTDHLLSGKKALVIGYGDVGKGSAASLRQEGMIVKVSEIDPICAMQACMDGFEVVSPYQNGINTGKVEDTNKDLLQNTDLVVTTTGNINVCDAAILQALKSGAVVCNIGHFDNEIDTAYMRKTWEWEEIKPQVHKVYRDKSANDHLILLSEGRLVNLGNATGHPSRIMDGSFANQVLAQIYLYEEKFGELEADYKAKNIYVKVLPKKLDEEVAKDMVEGFGGVITRLTQDQAKYINVNVDGPYKPEHYKY
- the metF gene encoding methylenetetrahydrofolate reductase [NAD(P)H]; this translates as MSDEEQTPIRLSFEFFPPKTDNGREKLKSVRQELNKLNPDFFSVTYGAGGSTRDNTKGIVKAMKDEGMSVAPHLSFGGDDEDSMVELLAEYKEYGVNRIVALRGDMPSGVGGGLQLVYANELVAFIEKHFPGQFELEVAAYPEIHPEAPSYVEDIRFLKQKLDAGASSAITQYFFNPDAYFYFIDECAKEGIDKPIYPGIMPITNYRNLARFSDNCGAEIPRWIRKRLESCGDNVESITATGTEIVTELCETLLDGGAPGLHFYTMNQIEPTSTIINNLDLVDLE
- a CDS encoding 16S rRNA (uracil(1498)-N(3))-methyltransferase, whose product is MRIPRIYTPQSITPETSFELEAGASHHLLKVLRMSVGRELILFNGQGAEYPAEIIAATKKNATVAVKSEIHRETESPLNTELAIGISKGERMDWVLQKATELGINTIRPLLTERTEVKLTGDRLQKRVDHWQQVVISACEQCQRNRIPEIHDPQRAQDFISTSQSDLKFVLHHRSEKQLTSYSTPKSVSLLIGPEGGLTDEEIAHATQHGFHELTLGPRVLRTETAPIVALAVLQSHWGDF